A part of Prolixibacteraceae bacterium genomic DNA contains:
- a CDS encoding fasciclin domain-containing protein — MMNKKIISQFIYTTLLLALVGLCTSSCTLNDKWDGYYSDQRQLSAKNIWEYLQSNNDYAKFSALMKKCGLDKELSGTTNLTLIAVKDEHLEATFLEMNLDVLSDEEVDILRNQMLIHLIYGEAFQYMLDHDQRLSTYRGKYVEFKKSSFSTINTKEVELSNIYTGNGVVHHSKGIIPTYNNIYEKIYNLGPEYSMIQEYIKSFDEKIFDKENSTPKFLNDDGNMVYDTIWIEKNTFLSKCDPRDEEHPMTAILPSNKIVLDALDQVKEKVVITGGTITESLLENMKNWCLRSIFYKGTPLSEPQDIYDLNSSAQTRFLIESGKQEIDRKGLIQTSNGLVFLATKLYIPKSMYMKTLHFIPSDLWRFDKEMINKYLSIPKGVVMKIKPFNPKWGYGFKGNFITKSPRNEKYSISFPKTFNVIKDSEGEDILKEVALIPGNYEIRVLSANGINGRVGGSVKLFFNGIQAGNVWRQNLPKYYNAKKKPVSFCNFDIPEEWGTNTIEIRVDHIKKSNKDVYKQNSISILQISFIPSKSNY; from the coding sequence ATGATGAATAAGAAAATAATAAGTCAGTTTATCTACACCACACTGCTTTTAGCGTTAGTTGGTTTATGCACTAGTAGTTGTACTCTTAATGACAAATGGGATGGCTATTACTCGGACCAGAGACAATTATCGGCAAAAAATATTTGGGAATACCTTCAGAGTAATAATGACTATGCTAAGTTCTCTGCATTAATGAAAAAGTGTGGTTTAGATAAAGAGTTGTCAGGAACTACAAACTTAACACTTATTGCAGTAAAAGATGAGCATCTAGAAGCCACATTTCTTGAAATGAACCTAGATGTATTAAGCGATGAAGAGGTAGACATACTTCGTAACCAAATGCTCATTCATTTGATATACGGTGAAGCTTTTCAGTACATGTTAGATCATGATCAACGCCTATCAACCTATAGAGGAAAGTATGTTGAGTTTAAGAAGAGTTCATTCTCTACAATTAATACAAAGGAGGTAGAGTTGTCCAACATTTACACGGGAAACGGAGTTGTTCACCATAGTAAAGGTATTATTCCTACGTACAATAATATTTATGAGAAGATCTACAACCTTGGACCTGAATATTCGATGATTCAAGAGTATATTAAATCATTTGATGAGAAGATATTTGACAAAGAAAATAGTACTCCAAAGTTCCTGAATGACGATGGGAACATGGTATATGATACGATTTGGATTGAAAAAAACACATTTCTTAGTAAATGTGATCCAAGAGATGAAGAGCATCCAATGACTGCTATCCTACCATCAAATAAAATTGTTTTGGATGCACTTGACCAGGTAAAAGAAAAAGTGGTAATTACAGGAGGCACGATTACAGAAAGCCTACTAGAAAACATGAAAAATTGGTGTCTTAGAAGTATTTTTTATAAAGGAACCCCTCTTTCTGAACCACAAGATATTTATGACCTAAACTCTTCTGCTCAAACACGCTTTTTAATTGAATCAGGGAAACAAGAGATCGATAGAAAGGGACTTATCCAAACTAGCAATGGTTTAGTATTCCTTGCAACGAAACTCTATATACCCAAAAGTATGTATATGAAAACACTTCATTTCATCCCATCTGACTTATGGCGTTTCGACAAAGAAATGATTAATAAATATCTTTCAATCCCTAAGGGAGTTGTCATGAAAATAAAACCATTTAATCCTAAATGGGGATATGGATTTAAAGGTAATTTTATAACAAAATCTCCGAGAAACGAAAAATACAGTATCTCTTTTCCTAAAACATTTAATGTGATAAAAGATAGTGAAGGAGAAGATATATTGAAAGAAGTTGCCTTAATTCCAGGCAACTATGAAATACGAGTGCTATCAGCAAACGGTATTAATGGTCGAGTTGGTGGAAGTGTAAAATTATTCTTTAATGGGATCCAAGCAGGTAATGTTTGGAGGCAAAATCTTCCTAAATATTATAATGCTAAAAAGAAACCTGTAAGCTTCTGTAATTTTGATATACCTGAAGAATGGGGAACCAATACTATTGAAATACGAGTGGATCATATTAAGAAGTCAAACAAAGATGTATACAAACAAAATTCGATAAGTATTCTTCAGATATCTTTTATTCCTTCTAAATCGAACTATTAA